AAGGAAATTCCAAGTTAATGTATTTCCCGAAACCGTCGGCTTTGGAATGTTATTCTCGTAGGATCCTTCGACGATTTCAAATCCGTCCGCAACAGTTTCAGTTACAACTACATCATAAGCACTCGCTAATCCGATTTCTCTAACGATAGCTGCATAAATTTCAGACAACCCTGTAGAACCGAGGACAAAATGATGATGATGTGATGTTGTGGCCATATCTTTCAACAACTTGTTCGGTCCACTAGTTGCAGGATCAGTATTTACATCCAGCAATGCAATTGTATAGAATACAACTCCTGCCTCTTTCGCTTCCCGGGCCTTTTTCAAGGTGTAATCATAAGCGTTAAGGCCATCGCCGCCTACCGTAGCATCACCATCTGTTAATAACACAATAACTGGTTGAGCCTCTGAACGGTGATTTGCCAACATTTCCTGAGCTTTTGTAATAGCCTCAGCAGTATTCGTCCCCCCGCTAGCCACTATTTTATCAATATAATTCTTGGCTGCGGAGCCATCTGTTGTAAGTGGAAGGCCTGCAAAGGCATTGGAAGAATAGTCAAGGATACCAACTTGGTGCTGTGACAGGTCCATCAAATCGATGAAACCTTTAGCTGCTTCCTTAGCGTTATTCATTTTCTCAGAACCCATACTCCCAGACCTGTCAATAATAAGAATAACATCATTAGGACGAACAACGTTCACTGGAGGTGTGCCCTTTAAGTTGAGAGTCACCTCAGTCTCCCCACCGACCAAAATACTTGATGGATTGACCGTTTGCGATGCCGTGACATAATTAACGGCAGCATTAGTTTGTAAATTGGGGAAGATACCGATGCTAATTAATATTACTAGGAGCATCGTTAATAACCGCTTACCCTTTACCATACTTAACCTCCTATTAGTATTTCTGATCAACAAAGTAAGAATCAGCATATGAGTTGTTATCATATTGTTTCTGTACTCTCGGGGACATATTATGAACCCTCTGCATCTGATTCATAGCATTTGTCATTAAAGTTTGTATCGCTTTGTTTAAATCAGACAATTCTTTCAACAATACAACCTCTTGTTGGCTGTATGCTTCACTCTCCATCAAATTCAAAGCATGATAGAGTTCGTCAATTTCTGTTTCTTTACTAAGCAATTGCTTTGCATCGCATGACCTTACTATTTCCTCATAAATATACTTTAATCTGCACATTATATCGTATCTTTCCATGCTAGTTCCCTTTTCCACTTTTGACGAGAAGTACTGCCTGCTTCCATGTATCTACCAATTCCCGCGCAAATTCTATAACATTGTCCAATAATTGAAGTTCTTTTTTAATTATGAATTCACTGAGCTGTGATAAGTAAAACTGGTACAAATCACGCAATTCATAAGAAATTTGATATTCGAAATTCAATGTACTTAACAATTCATATAATATAGAGCGTGCACCATGAATGGGTGTGAGCATATCTGCATGCTGATTTTTGTCTAAAAGCATCTTCGCCATGTTCAATTTTCGATACAATTCTTCATATAAAAGAAGAGTCAGATCACCCGGACTAGCCGTTTCCACTTTTGTTCTCAAATATTGTTGTTGGTAATTGGAAGTAATCATCAATGTACCTCTCCCTTTAATTAAAATTGACTTCGAATATAACGAAGTTGTTAGTGCCACCTACTGTCCTAATTGGGCGCCTAGCCAAGAACCTCGACTGTTTAACTTTTGGATCGCCAGTTCCATAGCAGTAAACTGCTTGTAATAACGACTTTCAACAGTCTGTAAACGATTATTAACTGTGTTGATCTTATCGTTAATATCACCGATTTGTTTACCTAATTGACTGTTATCCTCCACATCAGAAACAGTGCCACTTCCAATCTGTTTAATAATTTTATTGATTTGTGTCGACAAATTATTATACAGTCTCTCGGCGTAGCCTATTTCACTTTGATAGTTTTTATCCTTAGGGTCTAAACTGCTTGATTTAGAAAACAAGTCCATAACTCCGTCTGGATTGTTACTCACGGCTTCTTTGAGTTTGTTCTCGTCTATCGTAAGCTTTCCTAACTCACTCGTTAATCCTTGTGTATATCCCTTGAATGTGATCCCTATATCAGACAAGGAATCCATATTTTTATCAAGGCCTTTTACATTAGAAATCAACGAGGAGCGCAATAATGACAGTGTATCTTGTAAAATACTATCGCGATATAGCACTCCTGACTTGGCTTTCGTTTCCCAAAGGTCGATTTGTTTGTCAGTCATTGCTTCCTTTTCTTCATCAGACAAAGGGGCATAATTACGGTTCGGTACAGTTTTGACCAAGGAGTTGACTTTATCAACCAGCGAGTTATATTGCTCAACAAAACCCTTTATCTGGTCTACAATGCCGGTAGTGTCCCGAGAAACTGAGACTGAAGCAGTCGTTGTTGATACTCCCTTCAGGTCGAATCGAACCCCATTAAATTCAAATGAGTTGGTTTCCAAGATCATCTCTTTACCATTCAGCTCGACCGTTGCATTTGTACCGGTTACTGTAGCAGGTGTACTAAGTTTCAATAATGAAGCTGCGGTTCCGCTGGTGTCATTAATCATTACAGAAGCACTAGCACCCGTCGATGTTGAGCTAAGCATAAATCGCTTGTTTATGCTGTCATAGCTCATGGAAACACCTATATTAGCGCTATTAACCTGTTTTAGTACAGATTCATATGTAGAATCAGCCGTTACTGTAACCTCTATACTTTTCCCGTCTTTTCCAACAACTTCGAATTTACCGTCTCCAACTATTTCGGAACTGTTTACCTTGGCCTTTAGATCTACAGAAACATTGTTTCCGGTAACTAGTGCGCTGGTGGCCAGGCTATTTACTTTGATCGTATATCCTCCACTGGTTGCAGTTGATGAAGTTGTGGCTGTTACTACACTAGTGTCACTGCTTACTGCGGTTTGCTTATTATAAGCGCTAGAGAACCGCATTTTATCTGTTAAGTTTCTGATTGTGGTCAGATGTGTATTCATTTCTCGATATGCATCACGTTTCCAGGCAATCTTCTGCTTTTGTTGATTCAGTTTGTTTAAAGGAGCTCGTTCTACCTGCATTAATTGCTTAATCATACTATCCGTATCGAGTCCGGAAGCATAACCACTCAATCTAATAGGTGAGGACAAGTAAATGCACCTCCTGTTACTTTATTTGCGTTCATCAAGAAAAAGGCCAACCTGTTCACATAAGTTTTGCACCAAGTCCAGATACTTCTCCGGTGGAATCTCTCTTAAGGTCTCATTAGTTTTCGTGTCCACTACTTTTACGATCATTTGATGACTACTCTTGTGAACTGACCACTGTAAGTGTGTATCCATTCTGAGAAGGACCTTGTTTCCTCTATCAATCAAATCGTTTAATCTTTGCTCAGTTACGAGCGAATCAACTTTACTCGTTGCAGTTTCTTGCTGGCTGTTGATAGTAGAAGCATCTTCGCTGATGATATTAGCCTTTTGTATCGGCCTGTCAGAGAACGAATCAACTCGCACTTAAAACAGCTCCTTATATAGTTTTAAATTTATTTAAAAAAGCCGACCGGATAATCCGGCCGGCTCCTGCATTAAACCATTGATTAACGGAGCAATTGCAGAACAGCTTGAGGTTGTTGGTTCGCTTGAGCCAACATAGCAGTAGCTGCTTGTTGCAGAATATTCGTTTTCGTGGATTCGCTCATTTCTTTTGCCATATCTACATCACGGATACGAGATTCTGCAGCTTGGAGGTTTTCAGAAGTTGTACCCAAGTTGTTAATAGTGTGCTCCAAACGATTTTGAACGGCACCCAAGCTAGCACGATTCTCAGAAACGAGATCGATTGCACTTTGGATTTTTTCAAGGTTTTCAGTTGCTTTAGCATTAGTTCCGTCAAGGGCAGCCAAGCCATTAATTTTAAGCTCAGTTGTAGTGGCTTTAGTGAGGGAAAGAGTAATTGTTTCACCTTTGTTAGCACCCACTTGAAGCACGAGGCTCGCAGGAGCGGAATCACCCAACAAGTTTTTCGTGTTAAAGCTTGTTTGAGAAGCAATAGCATCAATTTGCTCAGTCAATTGGCCGATCTCGGCATCAATTTTAGCAGTGTCAGCAGAAGTCAACACTTCGTTAGCTGCTTGAGTAAACAATTCACCCATACGTTGCAGCATGGAATGAGTTTCATTCAATGCACCTTCTGCAGTTTGAATCAAAGAGATACCATCGAGAGCATTTTTGTTAGCTTGCTCCAATCCACGGATCTGGTTACGCATTTTTTCGGAAATAGCCAAACCAGCAGCATCGTCAGCTGCACGGTTAATTCTATAACCAGAAGACAATTTCTCTAAAGATTTGCTTTGAGCATTGTTATTAGCGGTCAATTGACGCTGAGTGTTGTAAGAGCTGATATTGTGATTAATACGCATGATATAATTCCTCCTTGGAATGTGTTGGTGATTAGCATCCTTGCTTCACCCTATTGTGATCGAGACATTAGCATACGGCCGTTACTGCCATGTCTTTCGACCCATATTATATTTATCGGCTGCATCCTAGGATTGTTTATAGCAGTTTATCAATTTTCCATAAAAATTTTTATGCCTTAGACGGATCCATCACTTGTTTCAAAATTTGTTGAATATCTTCATTAAACTGGATAGCATCTTGATTCTGTTGTTTAATTGCTTCATATATCTCTTCACGATAAATGGTTACATTGGGAGGAGCTTCGATACCAATTCTGACCTGATCGCCATTCACTTCAATTACAGAAAGCACAACATTATCGTTAATCATGATCTTCTGCCCTTTATTTCTTGACAGAATCAGCATCAAAATCCTCTCCTTTCTTCCTCTCTGACAGCGATATCTTTGTCGAGTAACCTCCATTGTCCAAAACAATTTGAGCAGCAACATTTCTAGCTCTATTGAGTACAATAGGAGCCCTTAAATTGCAAGAAATATCTTCAGCAGAACGAACAGTAACGACTACCATCACTTGTACATCCTTTTCACTTTCTACACCTAAAGCTTCTATCCAATGAGAATCTAATTGAAATTCATAATTCTTAAAAAAGGCAAAAGGGTCTGTTACGATAAAGGTTAAATCTTCATCTTCAATGGATTGTAAAAACTCAAAAGGACGACGGTCCTCTTCTGACTGAACAACAAAATATTTCGATAATTCTTCGAATCCAAATATTGGGCGCACAAAGGTAATAACTTGATCATTCATAATCTCTATTGGACCAAATCTCTTTGTATTGACAATCATGGTTTATATTCCTCCCTTTCTAACAACAATAGCTATAATGACATTTGTCCATTATAGCTATTGTAAACCTGTAGTTAGACAACTGTATCCAGTTGATTTCCTATTACAGATATATTTATATAATTTTTTTGTGTTAAATAAGTACTGACCTTACCAGGCTGGTAATCAATTACCGGTTTATGAGTTTCAGGATTAAAAGTGACCCCACCTGGAATATAAGTAGTATTGACCTGTCCGGGGATGAAGGTAATCTCCACATTATCATATCCCGGTTCACCCATCACCTCAACTCTTGGCCGGTCCTTAAACACATTTTCCCTAGCAATCTCGGCAAACACGTTCCCGCCTTCTTGAATTGCCATCATACGATCTCCGTTCTGAGCGATCTCTGCAATGTTTTGCATTGATATTTGTAACGAAGACTGGGCAATACGGTCCGTCAGTTCTTCAATTCGCGGCTTTCCTAGTGCAGACCAAGCCTTTCTCGAGTCGATCTCCAAGCTCGCCTTAGTTTGTTCCATCTCCACGACACCACGCTGCTGTCTCATGTCGAGAGTCGGCCTGGGTTGTTCAATACTCAGCTGACCCTTTGTAGTCTGTAGACCAATCTGTGAGTACCCTTGCTGAATCTGTATTCGGGGGATAATCATTGAAATCCCCCTACCTTAAGAAATCCAACAAACTTGGACGAATAATGCGAGCCATGGTGTCTAAAGAAGCCTGATAAACACTCTCAGAGGTTTTGAGATCAATTATTACTTTTGATATATCTGCATCTTCAACTTTTGATTGTAGATCCATGTAGTTTATATTTAAATCACCCAGCCTACTAAGAGTAAATTCAAGACGATTTTGCTTTCCACCCATCTCCGACTGAGCGGTTATTGTCGTCTCGAGATTCTTCTGTAGTGAAGGAATGGCACTTTGGA
Above is a window of Paenibacillus sp. FSL K6-1330 DNA encoding:
- the fliS gene encoding flagellar export chaperone FliS; this translates as MITSNYQQQYLRTKVETASPGDLTLLLYEELYRKLNMAKMLLDKNQHADMLTPIHGARSILYELLSTLNFEYQISYELRDLYQFYLSQLSEFIIKKELQLLDNVIEFARELVDTWKQAVLLVKSGKGN
- the fliD gene encoding flagellar filament capping protein FliD codes for the protein MSSPIRLSGYASGLDTDSMIKQLMQVERAPLNKLNQQKQKIAWKRDAYREMNTHLTTIRNLTDKMRFSSAYNKQTAVSSDTSVVTATTSSTATSGGYTIKVNSLATSALVTGNNVSVDLKAKVNSSEIVGDGKFEVVGKDGKSIEVTVTADSTYESVLKQVNSANIGVSMSYDSINKRFMLSSTSTGASASVMINDTSGTAASLLKLSTPATVTGTNATVELNGKEMILETNSFEFNGVRFDLKGVSTTTASVSVSRDTTGIVDQIKGFVEQYNSLVDKVNSLVKTVPNRNYAPLSDEEKEAMTDKQIDLWETKAKSGVLYRDSILQDTLSLLRSSLISNVKGLDKNMDSLSDIGITFKGYTQGLTSELGKLTIDENKLKEAVSNNPDGVMDLFSKSSSLDPKDKNYQSEIGYAERLYNNLSTQINKIIKQIGSGTVSDVEDNSQLGKQIGDINDKINTVNNRLQTVESRYYKQFTAMELAIQKLNSRGSWLGAQLGQ
- a CDS encoding flagellar protein FlaG produces the protein MRVDSFSDRPIQKANIISEDASTINSQQETATSKVDSLVTEQRLNDLIDRGNKVLLRMDTHLQWSVHKSSHQMIVKVVDTKTNETLREIPPEKYLDLVQNLCEQVGLFLDERK
- a CDS encoding flagellin, producing MRINHNISSYNTQRQLTANNNAQSKSLEKLSSGYRINRAADDAAGLAISEKMRNQIRGLEQANKNALDGISLIQTAEGALNETHSMLQRMGELFTQAANEVLTSADTAKIDAEIGQLTEQIDAIASQTSFNTKNLLGDSAPASLVLQVGANKGETITLSLTKATTTELKINGLAALDGTNAKATENLEKIQSAIDLVSENRASLGAVQNRLEHTINNLGTTSENLQAAESRIRDVDMAKEMSESTKTNILQQAATAMLAQANQQPQAVLQLLR
- the csrA gene encoding carbon storage regulator CsrA codes for the protein MLILSRNKGQKIMINDNVVLSVIEVNGDQVRIGIEAPPNVTIYREEIYEAIKQQNQDAIQFNEDIQQILKQVMDPSKA
- the fliW gene encoding flagellar assembly protein FliW; the protein is MIVNTKRFGPIEIMNDQVITFVRPIFGFEELSKYFVVQSEEDRRPFEFLQSIEDEDLTFIVTDPFAFFKNYEFQLDSHWIEALGVESEKDVQVMVVVTVRSAEDISCNLRAPIVLNRARNVAAQIVLDNGGYSTKISLSERKKGEDFDADSVKK
- a CDS encoding DUF6470 family protein encodes the protein MIIPRIQIQQGYSQIGLQTTKGQLSIEQPRPTLDMRQQRGVVEMEQTKASLEIDSRKAWSALGKPRIEELTDRIAQSSLQISMQNIAEIAQNGDRMMAIQEGGNVFAEIARENVFKDRPRVEVMGEPGYDNVEITFIPGQVNTTYIPGGVTFNPETHKPVIDYQPGKVSTYLTQKNYINISVIGNQLDTVV